The genome window aagactaaccggcctacaattgtttggcatttccttcaatccctttttaaacaatggagctacatttgcatttctccagtccttCGGTACCTCCCCtatatctagtgaggattggaaaatcacccTCAGAGCCTCTGCTCTCTCCTACCTGACCTTCAGCAGCCTCGGAAACAATTCATCTGGTCCTGGCAACTTATCAACTTCCAAGGATTCCAACCCTTTGGGTATTCCCTCTCTCTTTATGATTATCCTATCCAATACCTCTGTGTTCCTGCTGGAATACTAAATCTGCATCAACCCTTTCCTTTGTAAGCATggagacaaaatattcatttaaaaccctTCTCACAGTCTCTGCATCGACACACAAGTTCCTTTCTTCATCTCTAATAGGTTCCACATTATCCTTAACCTTTTACCATTAATTTATTGGTAAAATCTCTTTgggttttctttaactttacttgctAATATTTTTTCATGCCCTGATTTCCTTATTTACTTTGTccctgcacttcctatattcaCCTCGGCAATCTGCAATGCTTAGTTCCTTGTGCCTACTGTACACTTTTTTTTCTGTTTGATCTTTCCCTGTATTCCTCTAGACAACCAGGGgggtctagatttggcagtaccacTCTTATTTTTGGAGGGGACATGCCAACTTTGTACATTTAGGGTCTCACTTTTTAGTGCTTCCCACTGGTTTTCCACTGATTTATCCCCTAGCAGTGCTGTCCAGTCCACCTCGGCCaagtcccttctcattcctgcagAATCTGAAAACTTTTATTCCTGttttatctctgtccttttccatTAAAATGCTAAAACTGGTACAggaggcagtaaaggcggcaaatggtatgttggccttcatagcgagaggatttgagtatagggatagggatgttttgctgcaattgtacagggtgttggtgaggccacacctggagtattgtgcgcagttttggtgtccttatctgaggaaggatgtccttgccgtAGAAAAAGTACAGCAaatgtttactaggctgatttctAGGATGGccagtctgtcacatgaggagagaccaagttggttaggattatattcactggagtttagaagagtgagagggaatctcatagaaacttataaaattctaacagggttagacagggtagattcagaaagaatgttcccaatggtgggggagtccaaaactagtggttatagtttgaggataagggggtaaaccttttagaagtgaggtgaggagaaatgtcttcacccagagggtggtgaatgtgtggagttcactcccacagaaagtagctgtggccaaaacgctgtgtgatttcaagaagaaattaaaaacatagaaacatacaaaaactacagcacaaaaacagacccttcagccccacaagttgtgccgaacatatccctaccttttaggcctacctataaccctccatcctattaagtcacatgtactcatccaggagtctcttaaaagaccctattgagtttgcctccaccaccactgacggcagccgattccactcgtccaccaccctctgactgaaagaCTTacacctaacatttcccctgtacctaccccccagcaccataaacctgtgtcctctcgtagcagccatttccaccctgggaaaaagcctctgagagtccacccgatctatgcctctcaacatcataTATACctatattaggtctcctctcatcctacgtctctccaaggagaaaagaccgagctccctcagcctatcctcataaggcatgccactcaatccaggcaacatccttgtaaatctcctctgcaccctttcaatcttttccacatccttcctctaaagaggagaccagaactgagcacagtactccaagtggagtctgacgagggtcttatatagctgcgtcatcatccccagactcctaaactcaatccctcgattgataaaggccagcacaccatatgccttcttaaccacctcctccacctgcggggccgattttagagtcctatggacccggaccccaaggtccttctgatcctctacagtactaagagtctttccctttatattgtactccttcatcccatttgacctgccaaaatggaccaatatgcatttatctgggttgaagtccatctgccacttctccacccagtcttgcatcctatctatgtccctctgtaacttctgacatccctccagactatccacaaccccaccaagcttcgtgtcatcagcaaacttaccaacccatccctccacttcctcatccaggtcatttatgaaaatgacaaacagcaagggtcccagaacagatccctggggcacaccactggtgaccgacttccatttagaaaaagacccatctatacccactctctgcctcctttgggcaagccagttctggatccccagggcagcagcaccttggatcccatgccctctcactttttctagaagccttgcatgggggaccttatcgaacaccttgctaaaatccacataaaccacatctaccgctttccctttgtcaatgtgtttagtcacattttctaagaactccaccaggctcgtaaggcacgatctgcctttgacaaagccatgctgagtattcttgagcatactaaacctctctaaatgctcataaatctcgtccctcaggatcttctccatcagcttaccaaccactgaggttagactcaccggtcggtaatttcctgggctatccctattccccttcttggaaataggaaccacatccgcaatcctccggcacctctcccgtctccatcgacgatattggtttatatatagaattgcATCTCCTCACGTTGGGTGTGTCAGTAATTGGTTAAAAACATTTGACAGGACACATTGCTTGGGTTTTTCTCCCTCAGTGCCCTGTGTATTGTTTGAATCCCAGTTGATATCGGGAtagttaaagtctcccactattattgccctcttgttctcacAGACAGAGATTTGATTTCATGtttgttcttctatctccctttcactatttgGGGGTGTGGAATAAACTCCCAGTGGTGTGACTGCCCCTTTATTATTTCTAAACTCATCTCGTCTGTTGACCCATTCAGTGTGTCATCCCTTCCCTCAACTGGAGTTGATTCTTTAACCATAGTGCTACACTCCCTCCTTTTATCTCCCACTCTATTGTGTCTGAAGACTCTACATCCAGGGATACTGAGCTGACAATTTTGCTCCTCCTTTAGCCAGGTTTCCGTTACAGCAATGACATTATGCTGCCAAGTGTCTACCCGTGCCCTTAacttatctaccttgtctgtaaTACTTCTTGCAATGAAGTATAGACAATTTTAACTTCTTTCCTATTCCAGTATTTCACTGTGACTCTGGCAGTTTAACAGCTTCTTGTCCTTTAACTTGTTTCAGCCAGAACCTTGGCTCGttcttgtttgatttgattcattgtcacggattgggatacagtgaaaagtaaagtattgtttctagcatgctatacggacaaagcagaCTGTTCATACAGTacagaggggaaaaggaaaggagagagtgcagaatgtagtgttacagtcatagctagggtgtagagaaagatcaacttaatgtgaggtaggtccattcaaaagtctgacagcggcagagaagaagctgttcttgagtcggttggtacgtgacctcagacttgtgtatctttttcccgaaggaagaaggtggaagagagaatgtccgggttttGTGGGGTcctattatgctggctgctttgccgaggcagcaggaagtgtagacagagtcaatggatgggaggctggtcgaGTGACAGAGTGCCCGAGTGGCAATACATATTGGCCAAGTATTCGTGGCTCTCCATTCccaacggtgggaagcttttccccaggtcggtggtgacgttcacgaggggtcataggttcaaggtgaagggaggggggaggtttaacacagatatcagaaggacatattttacacagagggtggtggggggtctggaatgcgctgccaggcaaggtggtggaggcagacacactgggaacgtttaagacttatctagatagccatatgaatggagggggaatggagggatacaaaagaatggtctagtttggaccagggagcggcacgggcttggagggccgaagggcctgttcctgtgctgtattgttctttgttctttgttctatttccaAACTACACGGGGCACTGCGACAGAGCAGGACAGAGGTCAAATTCTATTCTTCAAACCTACCCCGATATCTGCAACCCTCCAATTTCTGCTGCTGCCCAGACACTGGTGTAGAACAGGGGCGATAGTCAACAGAGGCTAAACTCACCTAATAATCTCTGCATACTCTCGGTCCTTTCCTTTACTGTCTCGCCATTTTCGGAACATCACTGAAGCATCCACATTGGCAGGAGAGAAAGTGTTTGGTTCGTTCAGCAGGGAGATGACACTGAGAAGAATTGTTCTGCATTGGAAACAGGGAACAGAGTTACGGCCTTGGGGTGACAAGAGTGAAGGCATGCGTGCACGggccgagaggggggggggggggccgggaaggggggggcagaggggggggggggggggcagaggggggggggggggcagagggggggggggcagagggggggggggggcagaggggggggggcagagggggggggggcagaggggggggggggcagaggggggggggggggggcagagggggggggggggcagaggggggggggggcagaggggggggggggcagaggggggggggggggcagagggggggggggcagagggggggggggcagaggggggggggggcagagggggggggcagagggggggggcagagggggggggggcagaggggggggggcagaggggggggggcagaggggggggggcagaggggggggcagagggggggggggcagagggggggggcagaggggggggggcagagggggggggcagaggggggggcagaggggggggggcagaggggggggggcagagggggggggggcagagggggggggggcagaggggggggggcagagggggggggggcagaggggggggggcagagggggggggggcagagggggggggggcagagggggggggcagaggggggggcagagggggggggcagaggggggggggcagaggggggggggcagagggggggggggcagagggggggggggcagaggggggggggcagagggggggggcagaggggggggcagagggggggggcagagggggggggggcagaggggggggggcagaggggggggggcagaggggggggggcagaggggggggggcagagggggggggcagagggggggggcagagggggggggcagagggggggggggcagagggggggggcagagggggggggcagagggggggggcagagggggggggcagagggggggggcagagggggggggcagagggggggggcagagggggggggcagagggggggggcagagggggggggcagaggggggggcagagggggggggcagaggggggggcagaggggggggggcagagggggggggcagaggggggggcagagggggggggcagagggggggggcagagggggggggcagagggggggggcagaggggggggcagagggggggggcagaggggggggcagagggggggggcagagggggggggcagaggggggggcagaggggggggggcagaggggggggggcagagggggggggcagaggggggggggcagaggggggggggcagaggggggggggcagagggggggggcagaggggggggcagaggggggggggcagagggggggggggcagagggggggggggcagagggggggggggggcagagggggggggggcagagggggggcagaggggggggggcagagggggggggggcagaggggggaggggcagagggggggggggcagagggggggggggcagagggggggggggggcagagggggggggggcagaggggggggggggcagaggggggggggggcagagggggggggggcagaggggggggggggcagaggggggggggggcagaggggggggggggcagaggggggggggggcagaggggggggggggcagagggggggggggcagagggggggggggcagaggggggggggggcagagggggggggggcagagggggggggggcagaggggggggggcagagggggggggggggcagagggggggggggcagagggggggggggggcagagggggggggggcagagggggggggggcagaggggggggggcagaggggggggggcagagggggggggcagagggggggggggcagagggggggggggcagagggggggggggcagaggggggggggggcagaggggggggggcagagggggggggggcagaggggggggggcagagaggcagggggggggcagaggggggggggggcagaggggggggggcagaggggggggggcagaggggggggggcagaggggggggggcagaggggggggggcagaggggggggggcagagggggggggggcagaggggggggggcagaggggggggggcagaggggggggggcagaggggggggggggcagagggggggggggcagaggggggggggggcagaggggggggggggcagaggggggggggggcagaggggggggggggcagagggggggggggcaggggggggggggggcagagggggggggggcagaggggggggggggcagaggggggggggggggcagaggggggggggggcagaggggggggggggcagagggggggggggcagaggggggggggggcagagggggggggggggcagagggggggcagggggggcagaggggggggggggcagaggggggggggggcagagggggggggggcagaggggggggggggcagagggggggggggcagagggggagggggggggcagagggggggggggcagaggggggggggcagaggggggggggcagagggggggggggggggcagaggggggggggcagaggggggggggcagagggggggggcagagaggggggggggcagaggggggggggggggcagaggggggggggcagggggggggggcagagggggggggcagaggggggggggcagagggggggggcagagggggggggcagagggggggggcagagggggggggcagagggggggggcagagggggggggcagagggggggggcagaggggggggcagaggggggggcagagggggggggcagagggggggggcagagggggggggcagagggggggtgcagagggggggtgcagagggggggtgcagagggggggtgcagagggggggtgcagaggggggggggcagagggggggggcagagggggggggcagaggggggggcagagggggggggcagagggggggggcagaggggggggggcagaggggggggggcaggggggggggggcagaggggggggggcagaggggggggggcaggggggggggcaggaggggggggggggcagaggggggggcagagggggggggggcagagggggggggcagagggggggggggcagagggggggggcagggcagaggggggggcagaggggggggggcagaggggggggggcagagggggggggcagaggggggggggggcagagggggggggcagagggggggggggcagaggggggggggcagaggggggggggcagaggggggggggcagagggggggggggcagaggggggggggcagagggggggggggcagggggggggcagagggggggggcagaggggggggggcagaggggggggggcagagggggggggggcagagggggggggcagaggggggggggcagaggggggggggggcagaggggggggggcagagggggggggggcagagggggggggcagggggggggggcggaggggggggggcagaggggggggggcagagggggggggcagagggggggggcagagggggggggcagagggggggggcagaggggggggggcagaggggggggggcagagggggggggcagaggggggggggggcagagggggggggcagagggggggggcagaggggggggcagaggggggggggcagagggggggggcagagggggggggcagaggggggggcagaggggggggcagaggggggggcagaggggggggcagagggggggggcagagggggggggcagaggggggggcagaggggggggggcagaggggggggggcagaggggggggggcagaggggggggggcagagggggggggggcagagggggggggggcagagggggggggggcagagggggggggggcagaggggggggggcagaggggggggcagagggggggggcagagggggggggcagagggggggggcagaggggggggcagaggggggggggcagagggggggggcagagggggggggcagaggggggggggcagagggggggggcagaggggggggggcagagggggggggggcaggaggggggggggggcagagggggggggggcagagggggggggggcagagggggggggggcagaggggggggggcagagggggggggggcagagggggggggggcagggggggggggcagagggggggggggcagagggggggggggcagagggggggggggcagagggggggggggcagaggggggggggggcagaggggggggggcagaggggggggggcagagggggggggcagaggggggggcagagggggggggcagaggggggggcagagggggggcagagggtgggggcagagggggggggcagagggggggggcagagggggggggcagagggggggggggcagagggggggggcagagggggggggcagagggggggggcagagggggggggcagagggggggggcagaggggggggcagaggggggggcagaggggagggtcaggggggggcagagagtgggggCACGGGCCTGACTGGGGCAGAGTGGGGGCACGGGCCTGACTGGGGCAGAGTGGGGGCGCGTGGGCATgactggggcagagagggggcgcgTGGGAGTgactggggagaggggggcgcacgggtgtgagagaggtagagagggcgCGTGCAGGCGTGGAACGAAAAGAACGAGGAGCAGAGAGGGTGGGCGCCAGACAGAGGCAAAGTGGGCACGCACACGCGCANNNNNNNNNNNNNNNNNNNNNNNNNNNNNNNNNNNNNNNNNNNNNNNNNNNNNNNNNNNNNNNNNNNNNNNNNNNNNNNNNNNNNNNNNNNNNNNNNNNNNNNNNNNNNNNNNNNNNNNNNNNNNNNNNNNNNNNNNNNNNNNNNNNNNNNNNNNNNNNNNNNNNNNNNNNNNNNNNNNNNNNNNNNNNNNNNNNNNNNNCCCAGTTGTAGAGGTCGGACTCATCCACCAGGGTGATGCGGAAACCCTCGACCGGCTCCTCCTGGAGGCTCTTTAGCTCCAACATCAGCGCCTTCTGGGAGCTGCTGCTCTGCTGGTGAGCCATGGCCGGCCGGGGGAGCGGGGCCGGGGGAGCGGGGCCGGGGCTGGGCTCCcggcccgggggggggagggggggaaggagaggcctCGGCGGCGGGTCCGGGGGCTCGGGCGGTGGCGGGCGGGTTCGCTGGCGGGGGGAGTGCGGCTGGCGCTGGCCTGTATCCGGGAGGCCTGGCTGAAGCCCCGGCCTGGGAGTGCCTGAGCTGCCGGCTCTGAGGCCGCTCAGCCCCGCTGTCCGGATACAATCAGCCCGTCAGCGGCGGCGACCAATCGCAGCGCCGCCACTAAGTAGCAAATCATAATGTGTCCAATCAGCGGCGGGCGCGGCCTCAGCCAATCAGCGGCCCCGACAACAAGCCGAGCCAATCAGAGCTCGCGGCGAGGCTCCAATCAGCGATCGGCGGCGGATGACGTGCGGAGAGCGCCccgcccattcggcccattgagccggtGCTAGCCCCAGGGGGCAGGCTGCAGCTGGAACAGACTGGGCCTGTCACCAAACCCCAGCACTCAGACTCTGATCCCCCGGAGCCGCTCACTGTTAGAGAGTGGGATTCATGTCGGGTTCGCGAGTTGAGTTAGATTGGAGTTTAAAATTTCttcattcgtcacaagtaggctaacattaacactgcaatgaagttactgtgaaaatcccccagtcgccatactccggcacctgttcgggttacactgagggagaatttagcacagccaatgcacccgaaccaacacatctttcggactgtgttgTCCGaaaggaggaaatcggagcacccggaggaatcccgcaCAGACACGTTCGGAAAatgagaccgcaaggaactacaaaaggtggtgaatgtagcccaatccgtcacataatccagcctcccatccattgactctgtctacacttcccgctgcctcggcaaagcagccagcataattaaggaccccacgctccgtggacattccctcttccaccttcttccgttaggaaaaacatacaaaagtctgaggtcacggaccaaccgactcaagaacagcttcttccctgctgctgtcagacttttgaatggacctaccttgcattaagttgatctttctctacaccctagctatgactgtaacagtacattctgcactctctcctttccttctctatgaacggtatgctttgtctgtatagcgcgcaagaaacaatacttttcactatgttaatacatgtgacaataataaatcaaatgaaaaaaaaaggcagGAGACCCTGcagaagatgctctgtcagaatcagtgcagactgaatgggccgaatgacctcttctgcactgtaaggattctatgatcgtaAGGGGACGGAGTCACACACAGTTTGGAATAATGGGCAGCTATTTCAGTTGGCTTGGCCAGACTGttggggtctcagctattcactaTTTATTAACTACTTTGTCAACAGGATAGAAACTCTCAGATCCAAATTCACCAATGACACAAGGAGAGGAGGCAGTGTAGGCACAACCTCACACAGAAACATCAAATCAGTTCGCGGATTGGCCAAGCTATGGCACATCGATTTCAGTGAAGAAAAATGTGG of Mustelus asterias chromosome 26, sMusAst1.hap1.1, whole genome shotgun sequence contains these proteins:
- the LOC144479704 gene encoding ubiquitin-conjugating enzyme E2 R2-like codes for the protein MAHQQSSSSQKALMLELKSLQEEPVEGFRITLVDESDLYKTILLSVISLLNEPNTFSPANVDASVMFRKWRDSKGKDREYAEIIRKQVLATKAEADKDGVKVPTTLAEYCVKTKAPPHDNSSDLLYDDLYDDDMDDDEDGDGDYYDDDDDSGNEES